One region of Duncaniella freteri genomic DNA includes:
- a CDS encoding HIT family protein: MYSDPKECLYCTDNETLHNLMIHIADLSVSRAFLFKEQTYRGRCLVAYNGHVNDLNELDDDQRNAFMADVARVTRAMQRVFNPEKINYGAYSDKLSHLHFHLAPKYVDGPDYGGTFRMNPGEVFLSECEYEEMINAIREVL; the protein is encoded by the coding sequence ATGTACAGCGATCCTAAGGAGTGTCTTTATTGTACTGACAATGAGACTCTTCATAATCTGATGATCCATATTGCGGATCTGAGTGTGTCACGCGCTTTCCTTTTTAAGGAGCAGACTTACCGCGGCCGTTGCCTGGTGGCTTATAACGGTCATGTAAATGATCTTAATGAGCTTGACGATGATCAGCGTAATGCTTTTATGGCTGATGTCGCCCGGGTGACCCGCGCTATGCAGAGGGTGTTCAATCCTGAGAAGATTAATTATGGTGCCTACAGCGATAAGTTGTCGCATTTGCATTTCCATCTTGCGCCGAAGTATGTGGATGGCCCGGATTATGGCGGGACGTTCAGAATGAATCCGGGTGAGGTGTTTCTCTCGGAGTGTGAGTATGAGGAGATGATTAATGCTATCAGAGAGGTGCTCTGA